One Nitrospirota bacterium DNA window includes the following coding sequences:
- a CDS encoding VPLPA-CTERM sorting domain-containing protein — protein sequence MQGLGDEGWGLRSPIISADVSVSGVPEPASLLLLSSGLIGLAAFRRKIFVR from the coding sequence ATGCAAGGGCTTGGCGATGAAGGTTGGGGGCTGCGCTCTCCAATAATTTCGGCGGATGTTAGCGTAAGCGGCGTTCCTGAACCTGCCTCTTTATTACTTCTCAGCAGCGGGCTTATTGGATTGGCAGCATTCAGACGTAAAATATTCGTACGTTAG